GGCCAGGTAGGCGATTCCGCCGAGGGCCGAGATTCCCACCACCGCTGGGGACCATCGGCGGTAGCCGCGAGGTGCGAAGCGCAGCGTGTAGTCTTCGAGCGTCTCCCCGATAGCCGTGATGTGATCGAAATCACTTGGCGCTGAAGGCTTGATGTAGACTTCGGTGCCCGACATTAGCCCTCCTCAGCGCATTTGACGGTAATTAGCGATCAGCATTCCATGGTGTGCCCACGCAGTTGCCTTCGTGGAAAGTGGGAAAGCGAACTCCTGCGGCTACGCGTTCGGTGAACGTCGTTGCGACCCGGCGTGATCGTAACCCCGGTTTTCGGGAGCGTGCCAGCCGAAAGCGGTCCGGCACAGCGATATCGAAGCGGTTGCTCAGTAGCCTCACAAGGTCGGCGGGATTGGTCTGGCGGTTCCGGTGACTCGGCCGCCGAGTCAGATCTTTCCCACGACGAAATTCGCTGCTTGGTTGGTCAGTCCCGGTACGTAGCCGGTGTGCGCTTTCCATTGGTTACCGTCGGAGCAGATAGGGTCGCCCTCGTTGCACAGGTTGAGGATTTTGCCCTCGAAATGCGGGCTCAGCGCGCTCATGAGCCCGCCCGCGCGCCCAGACGGGTTACCGAACAGGGTGACCGCGGCGACGTGATCTGCCGCTTCGGCCGGTAGCGGCTGAGTGAAGCCCAGGGCGGCCAGTGGTGCGGCGGTCACGATGTCGATGACCGCGGCGCCCTGGGAGTACCCACCGAGCACCAATTTCGTGTCGGGGCACCCGTTCGCCATTTGTTGCACGTGGTCGCTGGCGTCGTTGGCGCCGTCCGCGGCTGCCAGGAAGTCTTTGCTGGCGGGGTAGTTCACCCCGTATGCCCCGATGTTCCTGCCGGTCTGCTGGCGTAACGAGGCGACCATGGCGTTGCCGACGCGGCCCAGTCCCGGCGGCTCGCTGGTGCCCCGGGCGAACACCACCTCGACGTCCGGGCAGGACGCGGAAGCCCTGGGCGGCAACGGCCAGGCAACTGACAACGCGGCCGCCGTCAGTGCGGCGGCCACCAGGCGGGTGATGAGTCTTGCTCTGCCCGTGATGATAAGCCGCATGACGCGATCTTACGGGCTTATTGCACATGCGTTGACGGCGTCAGTGAACCTGCACGACCGACCCGGGTGCTCCCACCACCGATCCGGGTACCCCGGCCGCAGGTCCGGGCGCCTGCGGAGCCGGGCCGGGCGCCTGCGGAGCCGGGCCGGGCGCCTGCGGAACCGGGCCGGGCAACTGCAGTACCGGTGCCGTGGAGGCGGCCGCGAGCCTGGCCGCGACAAAGCTCGCCGCCTGGGTGGTGTAGGTGGGGACGTAGCCGTCGGTGTGGTCGCTCCACTCGTTACCCGGGCCCGCATGACAGATCGGGTCGCCGGGATTGCACAAGTCGATCGCCTTGGCGCCCAGCAACGCACTCTGCGTCGTCAACGACCCGCCCGAGCGGTCGGCCACATTGCCGAAGACGGCGACAGCCGCGATGTTGTCGGCGTATTCGGCGGGCAGCGGGCTGCCAAAACTGATGCCCGCCAAGGGAACTCCCGCCACGATGTCGATCACGTCGGCGCCCTGCGAGTAACCGCCGAGAACCAGCTTGGTGTCCGGGCATGACGAGGCCATGGATTTGATGTGTGCGATGGCGTCGTTGGCGCCGTCACCGGTATGCAGCTGAAGGCGGCTCGCGGCATAGTTCACCGCGTACACGCCGATGTTCTTGCCGGTTTGCTGGCGCAGCGAGTCGACGAACGCTTCGCCGACCCGGCCGATGCCGGGCGGTTCGCTGGTACCCCGGGCGAAGATGACCTCCGCGTCCGGGCAGTCGGTGGCGGCGGCCGACGGGATCGCGGTCGGAACGGCGGACGGGGCGAGGACCATGCCGGCGGCGGCCACAGCGCCCGCCAGCAGGCCCATAGGGTGCGTGTTCACGCCGAGATTTTACCCGCTGCCGACCGCTACAAAACCTGCGACAAGCTCCGGGCTGTGGATGAGTGACTGAAGAAGCTCCTGTTCAAGGCCTACTGTTTGGGCATGGACGGTGGGGAGTAAATGCCCGGCCAATCGAGCGCGGGGCGACACGTCAATGCCTACCGCTTTCTGCTCCGACGCCTCGAGTGTGTGTTGCTGCATCGGGATGGTGATCGGGCACTGCGGGCGCCCACGCTGGGGTTGGCGGTCGGCTGCGTGCTGGCGACCGTCGCGGCGGCGGTCTGCGCGATGGGCGCCGTGGTGCGGCCGCAGCCGGGCCTCGGTGACGCGCGCATCGTGATGGGCCGCGACACCGGGGCGCTGTACGTGCGAGTGGGCGATACCTGGCATCCGGTGCTGAACCTGGCCTCGGCACGGTTGATCGCGGCGTCGGACGCCAACCCCCGGCGGGTGCGGGAGTCCGAATTGCGTCACACCAAACGCGGCCCGCTGCTGGGTATTCCGGGCGCACCACAGCTGATCGGACCGTGGCTGGCCGCCGCCGAGTCGAGGTGGACCGTCTGCGACACCGATCGGGAAGCGGCAACCACGGTGCTGGTCGGTCCTGTTGACGAGACGTCGGTTCGCCGGCTGACCGCTGAGCAGACGCTTCTGGTCACCGTAGGGTCCGGTGCACCGGCATATCTGCTGTACCACGGCCGCCGGGCCGTGGTGGATCTTGCCGATTCCGCGGTGCTGCGGGCGCTCCGGCTGGAGGGCCGGACTCCGCGGGTCGTCTCGCAGTCTTTGCTCAGCGCCGTGCCGGAGGCCCCGTCGATCACGACTCCGCCGATCAGCCAC
The nucleotide sequence above comes from Mycobacterium pseudokansasii. Encoded proteins:
- a CDS encoding cutinase family protein; the encoded protein is MRLIITGRARLITRLVAAALTAAALSVAWPLPPRASASCPDVEVVFARGTSEPPGLGRVGNAMVASLRQQTGRNIGAYGVNYPASKDFLAAADGANDASDHVQQMANGCPDTKLVLGGYSQGAAVIDIVTAAPLAALGFTQPLPAEAADHVAAVTLFGNPSGRAGGLMSALSPHFEGKILNLCNEGDPICSDGNQWKAHTGYVPGLTNQAANFVVGKI
- a CDS encoding cutinase family protein, with the translated sequence MGLLAGAVAAAGMVLAPSAVPTAIPSAAATDCPDAEVIFARGTSEPPGIGRVGEAFVDSLRQQTGKNIGVYAVNYAASRLQLHTGDGANDAIAHIKSMASSCPDTKLVLGGYSQGADVIDIVAGVPLAGISFGSPLPAEYADNIAAVAVFGNVADRSGGSLTTQSALLGAKAIDLCNPGDPICHAGPGNEWSDHTDGYVPTYTTQAASFVAARLAAASTAPVLQLPGPVPQAPGPAPQAPGPAPQAPGPAAGVPGSVVGAPGSVVQVH
- the eccB gene encoding type VII secretion protein EccB, whose product is MPGQSSAGRHVNAYRFLLRRLECVLLHRDGDRALRAPTLGLAVGCVLATVAAAVCAMGAVVRPQPGLGDARIVMGRDTGALYVRVGDTWHPVLNLASARLIAASDANPRRVRESELRHTKRGPLLGIPGAPQLIGPWLAAAESRWTVCDTDREAATTVLVGPVDETSVRRLTAEQTLLVTVGSGAPAYLLYHGRRAVVDLADSAVLRALRLEGRTPRVVSQSLLSAVPEAPSITTPPISHAGEPSAAGVPGFPVGTVLRITRDENEEFYVVLKTGVQRIGRVAADLLRFSDSHGNIHIVAVAPDAIRSAPIANILPVSTFPDEVATPRDDSDTTLCVTWLAAQSGRPDLAFLTGGGLPLPSATVPVTLAQADGRGPALDAVYLPPGRSAYAAVRSLSGAETRTVWRYLVTDTGVRFAIRDDDAARHLGLPAPVPAPWPILAALPQGPELGRQQASVAHDTVAAGPS